The following coding sequences lie in one Myxococcus xanthus genomic window:
- a CDS encoding nucleotidyltransferase family protein: MKAVAIILAAGEARRMGHPKALIEHEGGKSFLQSLASTFGKAGSMVLGVVGKDSEAVREQHPGMELVEAERWQEGPLLSIKAGLDAALEAGADVVLLHPVDMPALRASTLKSLLKMAGDVDELLRPEFEGAPGWPLVLSRSGAERLRAAEGQQLEPALATMKVRRVPVKDPGVVVNINTPETYERLFGTQPRLAPPPKRRGAKRGTAPATSNVAELGGGSAPMAAASEE, from the coding sequence ATGAAGGCAGTGGCGATCATCCTCGCTGCGGGTGAGGCCCGGCGGATGGGCCACCCCAAGGCGCTTATCGAGCACGAGGGAGGCAAGAGCTTCCTCCAGTCCCTGGCATCCACCTTTGGCAAGGCGGGTTCCATGGTGCTTGGCGTGGTGGGGAAGGACTCCGAGGCGGTGCGCGAGCAGCATCCGGGGATGGAGCTGGTGGAAGCGGAGCGGTGGCAGGAAGGGCCCCTCCTGTCGATAAAGGCGGGGCTGGATGCCGCGCTGGAGGCGGGCGCGGACGTGGTGCTGCTGCATCCGGTGGACATGCCGGCGCTGCGCGCGTCCACGCTCAAGTCGCTCCTGAAGATGGCGGGGGACGTGGATGAGCTGCTGCGCCCGGAGTTCGAGGGCGCGCCTGGCTGGCCACTGGTGCTCTCGCGGAGCGGGGCGGAGCGGCTGCGCGCCGCGGAGGGCCAGCAACTGGAGCCCGCGCTGGCGACGATGAAGGTGCGCCGCGTGCCGGTGAAGGACCCGGGCGTGGTGGTGAACATCAACACGCCGGAGACGTACGAGCGCCTGTTCGGCACGCAGCCGCGGCTGGCGCCTCCGCCCAAGCGGCGCGGCGCCAAGCGTGGCACCGCGCCCGCGACGTCCAACGTGGCGGAACTGGGCGGCGGTTCGGCGCCCATGGCCGCCGCGTCCGAGGAGTAG
- a CDS encoding response regulator — translation MPGVTHPVVQPQVLIVEDDPDVRGAMAEALHDEGFEVSMAINAVEALRVLAALESACLVLLDWEIPRVDGRGLLERLRSDERFAGTRVVVMTAEAGPLPPGAAGVLRKPVRLEMLLDATRRHCPVASGAVKTPA, via the coding sequence GTGCCGGGTGTGACTCATCCCGTGGTGCAGCCGCAGGTCCTGATTGTGGAGGATGACCCGGACGTTCGGGGGGCCATGGCGGAAGCGCTGCATGACGAGGGCTTCGAGGTGTCCATGGCCATCAACGCCGTGGAGGCGCTTCGCGTGCTCGCGGCGTTGGAGTCCGCCTGCCTGGTGCTGCTCGACTGGGAGATTCCGCGCGTGGACGGGCGAGGTCTGCTCGAGCGGCTGCGGTCCGATGAGCGCTTCGCCGGGACGCGGGTGGTGGTGATGACGGCGGAGGCCGGTCCGTTGCCGCCTGGCGCGGCGGGTGTGCTGCGCAAGCCCGTGAGGCTGGAGATGCTGCTGGATGCGACGCGGCGGCACTGCCCGGTGGCCAGCGGCGCGGTGAAGACGCCCGCGTGA
- a CDS encoding OmpP1/FadL family transporter, with the protein MKKTLSLITLLAAGTTQAAGFQVNTQSARSSGMANAAAAWLDDSSAIYSNAANILGVEKLDVTAGVTGILPSLQFTPTGGSVQGQKTTLSPPPHVFAVYKITDSLAAGVGFYTPFGASSRWKDDFVGRFRAQESGLSIYNINPTVAYQVHDRFRVGAGLNITRGTLEIKRALGFVTSEGQVHLGGAGWGLGFNAGVQAVVVPKLVTLGVQYRSPISMTFKGDADFRDVPPAFQGRLPDTRVEGDVKLPQSVVAGIAVTPLDRLTLAFDANWVGWSSFPELAIEFPDNPAINNPLPKNWRSTWNFHLGGEYGITDALQVRAGVLWDPAPSPDETLTPDLPDANRFGVSAGVGYSFGAVRVDAAYQFVNLFDKDSTAPGMTGVYNGTAQVFGLTLGYSM; encoded by the coding sequence ATGAAGAAGACACTCTCCCTCATCACGTTGCTCGCCGCCGGGACGACCCAGGCCGCGGGCTTCCAGGTCAACACCCAGAGCGCACGCTCCTCGGGCATGGCCAACGCGGCGGCGGCGTGGCTGGATGACTCGTCCGCCATCTACTCCAACGCGGCCAACATCCTGGGCGTGGAGAAGCTGGACGTCACCGCGGGCGTCACCGGCATCCTCCCCAGCCTGCAGTTCACCCCCACGGGTGGCTCCGTGCAGGGGCAGAAGACGACGCTGTCTCCGCCGCCGCACGTGTTCGCCGTGTACAAAATCACGGACTCGCTGGCGGCCGGCGTGGGCTTCTACACGCCGTTCGGCGCGAGCAGCCGGTGGAAAGACGACTTCGTGGGCCGCTTCCGCGCCCAGGAGTCCGGGCTGTCCATCTACAACATCAACCCCACGGTGGCGTACCAGGTGCACGACCGCTTCCGCGTGGGCGCGGGCCTGAACATCACCCGCGGCACGCTGGAGATTAAGCGCGCGCTGGGATTCGTCACCAGCGAAGGCCAGGTGCACCTGGGCGGCGCGGGCTGGGGCCTCGGCTTCAACGCCGGTGTCCAGGCCGTGGTGGTCCCCAAGCTCGTGACGTTGGGCGTGCAGTACCGCAGCCCCATCAGCATGACGTTCAAGGGCGACGCGGACTTCCGGGACGTGCCGCCGGCCTTCCAGGGCCGTCTGCCGGACACCCGCGTGGAGGGTGACGTCAAGCTGCCGCAGTCGGTGGTGGCGGGCATCGCCGTCACGCCGCTGGACCGCCTGACGCTTGCGTTCGACGCCAACTGGGTGGGCTGGTCCAGCTTCCCGGAGCTCGCCATCGAGTTCCCGGACAACCCGGCCATCAACAACCCGCTGCCGAAGAACTGGCGCTCGACGTGGAACTTCCACCTGGGCGGTGAGTACGGCATCACCGACGCGCTGCAGGTGCGCGCCGGCGTGCTGTGGGACCCGGCGCCCAGCCCGGATGAGACGCTGACGCCGGACCTGCCGGACGCGAACCGCTTCGGCGTGTCGGCGGGCGTGGGCTACAGCTTCGGCGCGGTGCGCGTCGACGCCGCCTACCAGTTCGTCAACCTGTTCGACAAGGACAGCACGGCGCCGGGCATGACGGGCGTCTACAACGGCACGGCCCAGGTGTTCGGCCTGACGCTCGGCTACTCCATGTAG
- a CDS encoding OmpA/MotB family protein, whose product MTESTQHGQAQHGRPWVPWLVTALVVLMSGGVMYLAHRGTSQAEALAEQSRQSALDAATRARDAEAARLQLEQKLAALEAERAQLATEKEQLSSEKEQLSQTVQEQEAELAKLKATYDDLQDKMKAEIAEGAIRLSHAEGRIQVDLVDKVLFDSGDASISARGQEVLTRLGSVLAKVEDKSIQVSGHTDDSPPSQKLQSTFPSNWELSVARAVNVVRFLQDTGGVPARRLVAAGYGQMRPVSTNATPLGRARNRRIEVLLMPDLPSKRTPTAAVQRAVAGGTATKAQAKPARGAK is encoded by the coding sequence ATGACGGAGTCCACGCAGCACGGCCAGGCACAGCACGGACGGCCCTGGGTGCCCTGGCTGGTGACGGCGTTGGTGGTGCTGATGTCGGGCGGCGTGATGTACCTGGCGCACCGTGGGACGAGCCAGGCCGAGGCGTTGGCGGAGCAGTCCCGCCAGTCCGCCTTGGACGCCGCCACGCGGGCGCGTGACGCGGAGGCCGCGCGGCTGCAGTTGGAGCAGAAGCTGGCGGCGCTGGAAGCCGAGCGCGCCCAGCTCGCCACGGAGAAGGAGCAGCTCAGCTCGGAGAAGGAACAGCTCAGCCAGACGGTGCAGGAACAGGAGGCGGAGCTGGCGAAGCTGAAGGCCACCTACGACGACCTGCAGGACAAGATGAAGGCGGAGATCGCCGAGGGCGCCATCCGCCTGTCCCATGCCGAGGGCCGCATCCAGGTGGACCTGGTGGACAAGGTGCTGTTCGATTCCGGCGACGCGAGCATCAGCGCGCGCGGCCAGGAGGTGCTGACGCGGCTGGGCAGCGTGCTGGCCAAGGTGGAGGACAAGTCCATCCAGGTGTCGGGCCACACGGATGACTCGCCCCCGTCGCAGAAGCTTCAGAGCACCTTCCCATCCAACTGGGAGCTGTCCGTGGCGCGCGCGGTGAACGTGGTGCGCTTCCTCCAGGACACCGGCGGCGTGCCCGCGCGCCGACTGGTGGCTGCGGGCTACGGGCAGATGCGGCCAGTGTCCACCAACGCGACCCCGCTGGGCCGCGCGCGCAACCGGCGCATCGAGGTGCTCCTCATGCCGGACCTGCCCTCCAAGCGCACGCCGACCGCGGCCGTCCAGCGCGCGGTCGCGGGTGGCACCGCGACCAAGGCCCAGGCGAAGCCCGCGCGCGGGGCGAAGTAG
- a CDS encoding cyclic nucleotide-binding domain-containing protein: MAHVHGADRQRAVQLASEGRLEEALAEYQGVVKDGPDDAEVRQKVAELLEWLGRSADAVAAYQEAALAWTKAGQPLRAVAACVALPRLGAPQAALVRTARVLAERFALPPGAAVPVEATRAHVAEDGATGLPILSQVSRETFVALLEVLQVRAFFPGQTVVEEGTPGASMFALVEGRADVVRALEDGQRRSVGTVTPGDFFGELALISEGPRLATVVATERAVLLELTRQHMEAVAARHPDVTAVVDAFYRRRMVENLLRSNPLFNQLSPAQKAAVSRDFELRSFAAGEALMTQGQPGDAFYVLLRGRCTPWLEQPHGRRVALSALREGDVFGEISLLLDKPVSATVRADVAGVVLRLERDAFQKHLLSQPGLKGQLMRMGTERLQRTAQALASGRVLHDGDLRV; this comes from the coding sequence ATGGCGCACGTGCACGGCGCGGACAGGCAGCGGGCCGTCCAGCTCGCCAGCGAGGGCAGGTTGGAGGAGGCCCTGGCGGAATACCAGGGCGTGGTGAAGGACGGGCCGGACGACGCGGAGGTGCGTCAGAAGGTGGCGGAGCTGCTGGAGTGGCTCGGCCGTTCCGCGGATGCTGTCGCCGCGTACCAGGAGGCCGCGCTGGCTTGGACGAAGGCGGGTCAGCCCTTGCGCGCGGTGGCCGCGTGCGTGGCCTTGCCCCGGCTGGGCGCGCCCCAGGCCGCGCTCGTGCGCACCGCGCGCGTGCTGGCGGAGCGCTTCGCCCTGCCGCCGGGCGCTGCGGTGCCCGTGGAGGCCACCCGGGCGCATGTCGCGGAGGATGGCGCCACCGGGCTGCCCATCCTCTCGCAGGTGAGCCGGGAGACCTTCGTCGCGCTGCTCGAGGTGCTCCAGGTGCGCGCCTTCTTTCCGGGGCAGACGGTGGTGGAGGAGGGGACGCCGGGCGCCTCCATGTTCGCCCTGGTGGAGGGCCGCGCGGACGTGGTGCGCGCGCTGGAGGACGGCCAACGGCGGAGCGTGGGCACCGTGACGCCCGGGGACTTCTTCGGGGAGCTGGCGCTCATCTCCGAGGGGCCCAGGCTCGCCACCGTGGTGGCCACCGAGCGCGCGGTGCTGTTGGAGCTCACGCGCCAGCACATGGAGGCGGTGGCGGCGCGGCACCCGGACGTGACGGCGGTGGTGGACGCCTTCTACCGGCGGCGGATGGTGGAGAACCTGCTGCGCAGCAACCCGCTCTTCAATCAGCTGTCGCCCGCGCAGAAGGCCGCGGTGTCGCGCGACTTCGAGCTGCGCTCCTTTGCCGCGGGCGAGGCGCTGATGACGCAGGGCCAGCCGGGAGACGCCTTCTACGTGCTGCTGCGTGGGCGCTGCACGCCGTGGCTGGAGCAGCCTCATGGACGGCGCGTGGCGCTGTCCGCGCTGCGAGAGGGCGACGTCTTCGGTGAAATCTCCCTGCTGCTGGACAAGCCGGTGTCCGCGACGGTGCGCGCGGACGTGGCGGGCGTGGTGCTGCGGCTGGAGCGCGACGCCTTCCAGAAGCACCTGCTCAGCCAGCCAGGCCTCAAGGGCCAGTTGATGCGCATGGGCACGGAGCGGCTCCAGCGCACCGCGCAGGCGCTGGCCTCCGGGCGGGTGCTGCACGACGGAGACCTGCGCGTCTGA